The nucleotide sequence GATCGGCCTGACCACCCTCGCTGCGACGGTCGTTCTTTCGGGATGCGCGGCGGGGCCGGGAGGCGCGCCGGCCGGCGTCGCATCGGGCTCGCACCTCGACAGCGTGCAGAAGGCGGCCGTGCTGCGCGTCTGCACGCCGGGCGACTACCGGCCGTTCAGCTTCCAGAAGGCCGATGCCTCGTTCGAAGGCATCGACGTCGACCTGATGGCCGGCTTCAGCGCCAGCCTGGGCGCGAAGCCCGAGTGGATCAAGACCACCTGGGCCAACCTGCTGCCCGACCTCGCGGCCGGCAAGTGCGACATCGCCGTGGGCGGCGTGTCGGTGACCACCGACCGCCAGAAGCGGGCCTTCTTCAGCGCGCCCTACATGGTCAACGGCAAGACGCCGATCGCGCGCTGCGCCGACGTGGCCAAGTACCAGAGCGTGGCCGACATCGACAAGCCGGCCACGCGCGTGATCTTCAATCCGGGCGGCAGCAACGAACGCTTCGCCCGCACCAACTTCAAGCAGGCCCGGCTCACGCTGCACGGCGAGAACGTGACGATCTTCGACGAGATCCTCGCCAACCGCGCCGACGTGTTCGTGACCGAGTCGGCCGAGGCGATCGTGCAGCAGAAGCTCAAGCCGGGCCTGTGCGCGATCAATCCCGACAAGCCGCTGCAATACGGCGAAATGGCCTGGATGCTGCCGCGCGACGACGTGGCCTTCAAGGCCTATGTCGACCAATGGCTGCACCTGCAGCAGGCCGGCGGCGACTTCCAGCGCGTCATGGACCGCTGGCTCAAGTAATCAACCGAAGCACCCATGGACACCCCTGCCACCGTCGTCACGCCCGCCGTCTACGGCGCCTCCGATCGCCCGCCGCGCGGCGACTATTCGCGTGGCGGCACGGTGCAGGCCGACTACACCTGCGCGCAGGACTGGGCCAGCTACACGGCGGCCGACCACGACACCTACAAGCGGCTCTACGAGCGCCAGGCCGCGCAGCTGCCGGGGCTGGCCTGCGATGCCTTCATCAAGGCGCTGCCGCTGCTGGGCGTGAAGGACCGCATCCCGCGCTTCGAGGAGCTCAACGAGCGGCTGCACAAGGCCACCGGCTGGGAGATCGTGGCGGTGCCGGGGCTGATTCCCGAGCTGCCTTTCTTCACGCTGCTCGCGAACCGCAAGTTTCCGGTCACCGACTGGATCCGCAAGCCCGAGGAGTTCAACTACATCGTCGAGCCCGACGTGTTCCACGACCTGTTCGGGCACGTGCCGATGCTGTTCGATCCGACCTTCGCGGACTACGTGCAGCGCTATGGCGCGGGCGGCATCAAGGCCCACGAACTCGATGCCGGCGAGAAGCTGGCGCGGCTGTACTGGTACACGGTGGAGTTCGGGCTGATCCGCCAGCCCGATGGACTGCGCGCCTATGGCGCCGGCATCCTGAGCTCGGTCGGCGAGCTGCAGCACGCGGTGCGCTCGAACGAGCCGCTGCGGCTGCCGCTCGATCTGCTGCGCACCATGCGCACGCTCTACAAGATCGACACCTACCAGGCCAACTACTTCGTCATCGACAGCTTCGCGCAGCTGTTCGACCTGACCGAGCCCGACTTCGCGCCGCTGTACCGGGCGCTGGAGACGGCGACCGACATTCCGGCCGGCGTGCTGCAACCCGGCGAATCCGGCAAGGCCTGAGCTTCTTTTTCGGCAGCGGCGCCGAAGTGCGCGGCTCCCGTTCGCTCCATGCATCGATCGGCAGCTATCGCGCAGGCGACAGCCGATGCATTTACCTAGGACAAGCCCGCTGGTCGCTTGTCCTGTGCGGCTCCCACAATCCGCGCCAAAGGAGCTTGCATGCAGACATCCGCGCGACAGCACTATCCGGCCGGCGTACCGCACGAGATCGATCCCGAGCAGTACCGATCGCTTTCCCACATGTTCGACGAGGCTTTCGGCCGCTATGCCGATCGCCCGTTCTCGGTGTGCATGGAGCGCTGGATGTCGTACGGCGAGCTCGATGCGCAGTCGAAGGCACTCGGCGCTTGGCTGCAGTCGCGCGGTCTCGAGCCCGGCGCGCGCGTGGCGATCATGCTGCCGAACATCCCGCAGTTCGCGGTCACCATGTGTGCCGTGCTGCGCGCCGGCTACACCTGTGTGAACGTCAATCCGCTGTACACCGCGCGCGAGCTCGAGCACCAGCTCAAGGACTCGGGCGCGACGGCGATCGTGATCCTCGAGAACTTCGCCTCCACGCTCGAGCAGGTGATCGAGAAGACGCCCGTGAAGCACGTGGTCATCACGGCGATGGGCGACCTGCTCGGCGGCCTCTACGGCAGCTGGATCACGCTCGCGGTGCGGCACCTGAAGAAGATGGTGCCGCCGTTCAAGCTGCCGC is from Variovorax paradoxus and encodes:
- a CDS encoding transporter substrate-binding domain-containing protein — its product is MRNILSIGLTTLAATVVLSGCAAGPGGAPAGVASGSHLDSVQKAAVLRVCTPGDYRPFSFQKADASFEGIDVDLMAGFSASLGAKPEWIKTTWANLLPDLAAGKCDIAVGGVSVTTDRQKRAFFSAPYMVNGKTPIARCADVAKYQSVADIDKPATRVIFNPGGSNERFARTNFKQARLTLHGENVTIFDEILANRADVFVTESAEAIVQQKLKPGLCAINPDKPLQYGEMAWMLPRDDVAFKAYVDQWLHLQQAGGDFQRVMDRWLK
- a CDS encoding phenylalanine 4-monooxygenase, whose amino-acid sequence is MDTPATVVTPAVYGASDRPPRGDYSRGGTVQADYTCAQDWASYTAADHDTYKRLYERQAAQLPGLACDAFIKALPLLGVKDRIPRFEELNERLHKATGWEIVAVPGLIPELPFFTLLANRKFPVTDWIRKPEEFNYIVEPDVFHDLFGHVPMLFDPTFADYVQRYGAGGIKAHELDAGEKLARLYWYTVEFGLIRQPDGLRAYGAGILSSVGELQHAVRSNEPLRLPLDLLRTMRTLYKIDTYQANYFVIDSFAQLFDLTEPDFAPLYRALETATDIPAGVLQPGESGKA